Below is a genomic region from Streptomyces sp. NBC_00461.
GGGTGGAGGCGGCCCTGGACGCGTACCGGACGGGCCTCGGCCACCGTACGGCCCCCGGCACCACCACCCTCGGCCCCGCACCCGCACAGCCTCCTCTGTGACCGTTCCCGCCCTCGCGGTGCCGTGCCGTCCTTCCGGCGTTTCACCCCTGTCGGCAGGGTTACTCGGGCAGCGGTCCCGAGCGGGCGTGACGCCGGTTCCGACCCCCTCGACCCCCTGCTTCGGCGGGTCCGCATCGGGAGCCCGGACACGAAGCTGCCCCGCTGCGACCGAAGGAGGCGGTGGTCGTGCGGCCCGAGGACGACCGTTACGGCTTCTTTGGCGGCGCCCTCCGCCCCGACGGTGAAGGGCACCGTACGTCCGGTCACGACGCCCGTGGGCGAAGGACGGAGCGCGACCCGGACCGGCTCAGGACCGCCGAGGTGATCGCCGAGGGGGTGCGTGACGCGCAACCCGGGGAGATTCCGGCCCGGTTGTGCGGGGTGGCGGTGACGCTGCTGCCGGTCGTCGGCGCGAGTGTGTCGCTGCGCAGCGACGGGATGTCGGTCCAACTCGGCGCGAGCAGCGACCAGGCCTCCTATCTCGCGGAACTCCAGGCGACCCTCGGCGACGGGCCGTTTCTGTACGCCTCCGAGGCCGGTGCCCCCGTGCTGGCCTGCGATCTGACGGCCGGCCGGGACGCGCGCCGCTGGCCGGTGTTCGCGCAGCAGGTGACGGCGGCGGGGGTGCGGGCGGTGTACTCGCTGCCGCTGGGCAATGACACCGTGACCTTGGGCACTCTCGACCTCTACAGTGCCGCCCCTGGCGGGCTGACCGAACACGAGCTGCACCGTGCGCTGATGGTGGCCGGTGTCATGACGCTGGCCCTCATGATCCTGCCGCGGGAGGAGGACGACAGCGGTGCGGACGAGCCCTGGCTGGGCGGGCTGGCCACCGACCACGACAAGGTCTACCAGGCCATCGGCATGATCATGGCGCAGCTCGGGGTCGACGCCGACGAGGCGACGGCCCGGCTGCGGGCCCGCGCCTTCACGCAGGGCCGCACCGTGCTGGAGGTGGCGCGCGACGTGGTGGCGCACCGGATGATGCTGGAAGGCGGCTGAGGAAACCTAGGATCGTGGCATGGACACACTCGGTTTCTCCCTCATCGCCCTGCTCATACTCTTCGGCATCGGCAGCATCGAGAGCCGGATCTCCCGGCAGGACAAGCGAGTTGCCCGGGTCGAGCACAAACTCGACCTGATCCTCGACCACTTGGGGCTGCGCGAGCGGGAGCCGTGGGCGGACGAGGTGGACGCCCTGCTGCGGGACGGCAAGAAGATCGCGGCGATCAAGGTGTACCGGGAGGCGACGGGTGCGGGCCTGAAGGAGGCCAAGGAGGCGGTGGACAAGCTCGGTTAGACGCCGGACCCGCCCTCGCCCTCGCCTCAGGCGTGGAGGAGCACCCGGGCTCTATACGCGCAACCGCGCCTGTTTCCGCACGTCGGCCAGTCGCTGTGCGCCTACCTGTACGAAGGCTCTCGTGGCGTCGGCCGACACCATGCCCGGGCCGCCGTGGGTGAGGGCGATGGTGTCGTCACCGATGCGGACCGCGACGACGTCCAGGGTGAGCATGGTCGGTTCGCCATCGGTCGTCCGCCCGGCGAAGGTGAGCCGCAGCCCCTGCCGGGCGTCCCCGACCTCGGGCAGCTCGGCGTCGCTGACCTGGACGTCCTGCACGGAGCCGTAGTCGGTGACCGCCGTGAACCGGCCGCACGTCGCCGGCAGGGTCTTCATCCACGCCAGCGTCCGGTCCACGTCCGCGGGAGACAGGGCCAGCACCTGGTAGCGCAACTGCGCCTGGTCCATGGAGTCGTCGAGCCCCGTCACGGCCCGCGGCCCGCTCGCGGCCCCGAACAGGTCGTCGGTGTACAGCGCGTCGAGAAGCCGTCGGCAGTCGGGTGCCTGGGCGGTCGCCTTGAGCACGCCGTCCCGCCAGGTCGCGACCCCCTGCGTCGGCCCCCAGGGCGCTCCCAGATCGCCCTCGGTCACCAGCGCGGCGTGCGCCTGTGCCTCGGTGAGGGGGCGGGAGGAAGGAGGGGTGGTCCGAGTCGGCGCCGGCTTCGCGCTGCGCGAAGGGGCGGGCGTCTGGGCCCTCATCTGCGCACCGAGGCTGCACGCGCTCGCGCCCACCAGGGTCCCCAGGGACAGCACGGAGGCGAGGAGGACGCGGTGCGGGGTGCGGGTCATCGGAGTCCTCCCTGGTCACGGTCGGTTGCCTCTCCAAGGGATCACCCCCGGAGCCACCTCACCAGTGAGCCGGTCCGTCCGGGTTACCGACCTCCCCGCCCCACCCCCGAAAACCAGTCGCCCTCTCCCCCCGCCCCCGCGCTACCGTCCTCCCATGAAGCGCGCCCATTCGTTGTTCACGACGACGCCGGAGAGTGTCCCGGCGCGCTGATCTCCGGACTGGATGTCCGAAGCCCCGGGGCGAGTGCCCCGGGGCTTCGTCGTCGGTCGCTCGCCCGTGAGACCCCTGAATTCGCGAGGAGACCGACCATGTACGACCACCGCAGGCTCGGCCGTGAACTGGACCTGTTCGACACCGATCCGCTGATGGGCGCGGGGCTGCCGTACTGGCTGCCCGACGGGGCGATCGTGCGGCACGCGCTGGAGGAGTACATCCGGGACCAGGAACGCGCGGCCGGCTACCGGCACGTGTACTCGCCCGTCCTCGGCAAGCGCGAGCTCTACGAGATCTCGGGCCACTGGTCCCACTACAGCGACGACATGTTCCCGCCGATGGAACTGGGCAGCGAACAGGTCGTGCTGAGGCCCAGTCTCTGCCCCCATCACGCCCTCATCTACCGCTCCCGGCCCCACAGCTACCGTGAACTGCCCCTCCGTATCGCCGAGTTGGGCGGCATGTACCGGTCCGAGCTGTCCGGGGTCCTCGGCGGCCTGACCCGCGTACGGTCCATCCAGCTCAACGACGCCCACATCTTCTGCACCCTGGAACAGGCGGTGGACGAGGCACGCGACGCCCTCGCACTCATCGGCCGCGCCTACGCCGACCTCGGCATCCGCGCCGCCCGCTACCGGCTGTCCCTGCCGGGGGAGGGCGGCAAGTACGTCGCCGACCCGCAGTTGTGGGAGCGGGCCACCGGGCTGCTGGAGGAGGTGCTGGAGGGCAGCGGCGTTCCGTACGACGCCGTGGCGGGCGAGGCCGCCTTCTACGGGCCCAAGATCGACGTCCAGATCACCGACTCCGCCGGCCGCGAGTCCACCCTCTCCACCGTCCAGATCGACTTCCACCAGCCCGAACGCTTCGACCTGCACTACATCGGCCCCGACGGGGCGAAACACCGCCCCGTCATGGTCCACCGCAGCATCATCGGCAGCGTGGAGCGGGCGGTGGCGCAGCTGGTCGAGGAGCACGGCGGGGCCTTTCCCGCGTGGCTCGCGCCCGTACAACTCGTCGTGCTGCCGGTGTCGGACGCGCAGCAGGCACAGGGCCGGGAGCTGGTGCGCCGGGCCGTGGCACGCGGGCTGCGGGCCGAGCTCGCCGGGCCCGAGCAGGGCACCCTCGGCGCCCGCATCCGGGCGGCACGCCTGGTGCCGTACCAGGCGGTGATCGGCGAGCGGGAGGCCGAGGGCGACCTGGCGGCCGTACGGCTGCGGGACGGGCGGCGTCCGGGGGCCGTACCGGTGGAGCGGCTGCTGGAGCGGATCGGCGTATGCACCGCAGCCCGTGGCGCCGAACTGTGGGCGGCTGAGTAGGGTCGTCCTCGTAGCTGGTAGCCAGTGCCCCGGCAGGCAACGTTCGCCTCGTCGCGGCGTCCTGCACGCCCCCCACTGCCCTGAGGGCGTGGGAGGTCCCCACTCGCCGCACCGGGCGCAGACCCGAGTACGTCCAGTACGAGGGCCCGTGCTTCCCCCGGCCTGCGCGCTCCGGGGGGACCCCCGGAGCGCGCACCGGACGCCGCTCCATGACGGGCAGACGTTGCCCGCCGGGGCACTCGGAGAGAGGAGCGCGGCCGTGACCGGTCAGCCCATTCCGGTGATCATCGACTGCGACACCGGTGTCGACGACGCCCTGGCCCTGCTGTTCGCCGTACGGCACCCGGCGCTCGACCTGCGGGCCGTCACCTGCGTCGCCGGGAACACGGACGTCGACGGCGTGGTCCGCAACACCCTGACCGTGCTGGAGCAGGCCGGCGCCCCTGACATCCCGGTCGGCCGGGGCGCCGAGCGCCCGCTGCTCGAACCGGCGCGCTCCGCCACGCACGTGCACGGCGTCGACGGCATGGGCGACCTCGGCCTGCCCGCGCCCACCCGCACCCCCGCCGACGTGGACGCGGTCACCCTGCTGCGCCGCGAGATCCTCGCCTCCCCGCGCCCGGTCACGCTGATCCCCACGGCGCCCCTGACCAACATCGCGCTGCTCCTGCGCACCCACCCGGAGGTGACCGGCAACATCGAGCGGATCGTGTTCATGGGCGGCGCGGTGGCCACCGGGAACGCCACGCCGGTCGCCGAGTTCAACGTCTGGCACGACCCGGAGGCGGCCGCGGTCCTGCTCACCGCCGGGGTGCCGATCACGATGTACGGCCTGGACGTGTTCACGCAGGTCGTCGTCCCCAGCGCCGACGTGCACCGGCTGCGCGCCAGTTCCGAGCCCGGAGCCCGGCTGGCCGGCGAACTCCTCGCCCACCGGCCGGCCCACCCGGGGGAGGCCCCCGAGGCCGAGGAGGCGGGCGGCCTCGGCGACGCGGGCGCGGTGTGCTCGGTCGTCGACCCGGCCGGCATCACCACCAGCCTGCTGCCCGTCGAGGTCTCCCTCGCCCCGGGCCCGGCCCGCGGCCAGACGGTCGTCGACCGCCGCCCGCGCCCCGGAGAGTCCGAGATCCACGAGGGGGTGCGCGAACAGCCGCTCGTGGACGTGGCGTTGGAGGTGGACGTGGAGCGGTTTGTGAAGCTGTACCTGGAGACGGTCGAGATTCCGGGCACCTGAACCGGGCGCCTGAGCCGGGTGCCTGAAGCAGCGTGGTCATGGGGGCCCCACGCCTTTGGCGCGTTCGCGGTCAGGGCATGACGAACGCCCCGGAGCGGGGGTCTCCGGGGCGTTCGTATCGGGGATGGTTCAGGAGCGGGCGGTACGCCGCCGCTTCGTCACCACGACGATCGCCGCACCGGCGGCCAGGAGGGCCGCGGCGCCGCCGGCGATGATGCCGGAGTCGCTGCCGCCGCCGGTCTCCGCGAGGTCACCGCCGCCACCGTTCGGGGTGGGCGCGGGCGCCGAGGTCGACGCCGAGGCGGACGGGGTCGGGGCCTCGGTCGAGGGGGTCTCGGACGCCGGCGGGGTCGTCTCCTGCGCCGGGGTCGACGGCTGCTCGGTCGCCGGGGTCGACGCCGGCGGGGTGGCCGGCGGCTGGGACTCCTCGGACGTCGTGCAGTCCTTCGTGCCGCCGTTCCACGACGCGATCAGCTTGTCCTTGATGACCGGGTGGTCGGGGCCCTTGGGCAGGTCCCCGTGCTCGAAGCCGTCCTTGGCGTCGAGCTTGCCGTCGAACTTGACGGCGCCGCGGTAGAGGTCGATCTGCGCGAAGCAGCCGGCGTCCGGCACCGCGATGTCGAGCGAGTCGGTCTGCCCCTCCTTGACCGTCACCGAGTCGAAGTCGACGAACACCTGCTCGCCGGAGGTGGCGAAGGAGGAGCCGTGGGCCAGGTACGAGGCCAGGGATGCGGTGCAGGTCGTCGCGTCACCCGCCGTACGGACCTTGACGTGGATCTTGCCGCCGTCGGTCGGCTTCAGGGTCTGGTCGTCGACCTTGACCGAGTCGAAGAAGTTGGAGCCGTCCAGCGAGAACTGGCAGCGGTCCGTCTCCGTCTTGGTGCCGGCGCCCGTGCCCGGCTGGTAGCCGCCGCCGGACTTCCAGCCGTCACCACCGGGAGCGTCGGTGGCCCAGGCGCCCGAGGCGGCGGCGACGGTGGCGGCGCAGAGGGCGAGCGACGCGGCGCCCGTACCGAGGAAACGTCGGGCGGTGACACGTCTCACTATGGACATGCAGGATCCCCACTTTTGCGTGTACAGACCCGGCGACGGCGGCGCAGGACAGCATGCGGCAGCCGGCTGTACCGGGGTGAATGGTCTGAGGAACACCGGGCTCACTGGTCACATGCGCCTCAGCGTGCTCACATGGTGGATGCCATGATCGAACGGTGTCAACCTGCGGTGACGCGAGGATGGTTTAATCTTCGATCACGATTTCGCCACAGAGGGAACGGGCGGCTCCAGATCTGTTCGGCCGCCCACACCTCATCTCACTTCTCTCGCGGTTCTCATCTCACCGTCGGGCTCGGGGCGGCCGCCTGGTTGGACGACTCGCCCGGCAGGACGGGCGGCTGGGTGGTGCTGTCGACCGGCGGCGTGAGCACGATCTCGGGCTGGCCCGCGGCGGGCGGCGGCGGGGTCAGGTCCGTGGAGGGCAGCTTCGGCGGGGTCGTCTCCTGGAAGAGGACCTGGTCGAAGTTGACCAGGCCGGTCTGCTCCATGACCGTGATGTGGTCGAGGACCGTCGCGTTCGCCTGGTCGGCCAGGGCCCGCACCACGGTGTTCTTGGTCGTCGAGCGGATCTTCGCGATCGTGTTGAAGATCGAACCGTGCGTCACGCGCAGGATGTTGGCGAAGTCCGTGTCGAACTGCTTGCCCTGGTCCGCGGCGAGCGTGTTGACGAAGCCGACCTGCTGGGGACTGGCCACGTTCGGGATCGTGATGTTGAGCATGGTGCTGATCTTGCGGCAGCTGGCGTCCAGCGCCGCGTGCCCGTCGATCAGGTGCTTGCTCGCGATGAGCACCCCCTTGCTCTGCCCCTTCTTCAGGCCCATCTGCCCGACCGGGTACTCCCACAGCCCGGCCGCGCGCACTTTGACCACGAAGTCCCGGTCCGCTTCCGTCAGGGGCCCCCACTGGGTCTGCGCGATGATGAGCGTCCCCGAGCTCGATGTGGTGTTGACTCCGAGCATCGCGGGATACGCGAGCGCGGCCAGCGTCACGCTGAGCGCACCGCCCACGAAGAGGGTTCCCATCGCATTCCGCGAAAAGCGCACCGTGCCTCCTGCCCGGTCGAGGGTCCCGCCGAAGATCCGCGGGGTCGGACGGAGGGGAGTACGGATCGGGTTCGCCGCGGAACCTTTTGATTTGGTAAAAACCTCGGGATGTGAGGCAGGTAACGCCCCTCGGGCCCCGGCCGGTTGACGGAATGTTGACCAACTCCACGGGGAGTTGACCAAGTCGCGGGAGAGTCGAGACGAACCCCCGACCTAGATTCGGGCCATGCCCCCACAGCCCCGCAGACTCCCCACGGCCCTGCCCGTCCTTCCCTACCGCAAGCCCACCAAGGGCCGCGACTACTGGGTCCTGGACGACGTCCTGCCGGACGTGGACGCCGTAAGGGAGCGCTGTCTCGCCAAGGACGACTGGGTCAAGGGCTATCCGTACACCTCGGAGACCTGGCCGGGCCTGCGCACCATGCCGGGCCTCGAACCCGCCGAACTCGCCCGTGTCGAACGGCTGGTGAAGAAGTCGACCGGCGCGAAGGAACTGTGGGTGCAGCAGGCCCCCGGCGGCGGGACCCTCAACCACAACTGCGTCCAGGTCGTCGGCGAGGGCGAGAGCGAGCCGCGTCCGCACACCGACTCGCGGGCGCTGTGCCGCTACGCGGCGGTGCTGTACCTCAACCCTGACGTCCCCAAGGACTGCGGGACCGCCTTCTACCGTCAGTCGCTCCCCGGCGGCCGGCTCGGCGGCAACGTCGTCCAGGCCCCGCACAACAACCTCGTCGAGGCCCTGGGCACACGGTTCGTCGCGCCGGACGCCTTCGAGGAGGACGTACGCGTCCCGCACAAGTACAACCGCCTGCTTCTCTACAACGCCAACCTCGTGCACAGCGCGACGGGCTACTCCGGCCGGACGCTGGAGGAGAAGCGCATGACGGCGGTCTTCTTCTGGATGGCGTAGAGCCCTTCCGGCCGGCGCGAGGCCTGGTGCGTCGGAAACGCACGAGGGCTGGCGTGTCAGAAACGCCCCACGCCGCCGCTGCCGAAGGAGCCGCTGGAACCGGGCAGCCAACGCCGGCGGTGCTGGTCCTTTCCTGTCCTGCTTCCCGATTTGTGGAACTCGTACGGCATGAGCCGCTGCCCGCCCTCCGCGTGCGGAACCTCGTCCGGTTCCCGCATCTCGCGCATCTCCCGGACCGCACCGCTGTCCGGAAGGTGGGGTTGCTCGTCCGGGTTGGGTCGCGGCAGTTCGCGGTCCCGGACCCTCATGCCGAACTGCACGGCCCAGATCAATGCACCAGCGATGATCAGGCCACCGACAAAGGCGGCGATCACGTTGAGTAGTTCACTCGACGTGGCCGCTGTTACAAGCGTCGCCGTACTCATGCCCCAATTATCGCCGAAAGGGAGAGTTTGGGGAGTCTTCGGCATTTCCGCAGCTCAGGGGGGTCGTCCGGGGGCGGACGACCGCTGCCTCACGGGGCCGGGTGCCGGGGCCACGTGCCGGAGACGGCAGGGCGCAGGAGGCCTGTACGCCGCACTGGTCCTGGCACTGGTCCTGCCGCCCGTGCCCACGTGGGAGAAGGGGGCAAAGTGAGCAACGTCTCCTACGGGTTACGGATCCCACAATGTCTGGTGTCCGCGCGGTGAGCACCGCACCATGGGCTCATGACACCGGCCCAGAAAGCCATGAACCAGCTGGCCGCCTGGCCCGACCTCAGCCCGTGCGAGGCCGGCTGCGGCACGGGCCGGGCGCTGCGTTCCGCACGGGACGAGATCGTGCACTTCCACTCCGACCGGGATGTGGATCTCCATCTCACCGCCCGCGCGATCCAGCGGTTGCACTACGACTTCGCCGAGTCGACCGCCATCCGCCTGGTGCCGGGCTCGCGTTGGGTGACGATCCACCTCGACTGCGACGCCGATGTCGACCTGCTGCTCAGCCTGGTCAGCGTCGCCCTCAAGGCCCATACGGGCACACAGAGCCCGCCGGCGGCAACGGAACCGTTGATGACCGTGTGCAACTTCCACCGCGTGACGGTGCTCCAGCGCGACGAGGCGGACGAGGCCTGACGGACGGCGGGGCCGACGGACGGCGGGGCCTGGCGGACGGTGCGGGCTGACAGAGGCGGAGAAGCGGCAGAGAACCGGTAGGGAACCGCAGGGAAAACGTCTCCTCTGAATTTCCTCACACCGAAAACCCCCTCCTCAACTGTCACAGCCATGTCATACGCTGCTCCCAGCAGCCGCGCCCCGCGCGTCACCGCAGTCCAGCGGTCATGTCCGGGTGCTGCGCGGCGCACTCATCTCCCCGGTCACACACCGGGTTTCTTCGTGGGGGTTCAACACTGTGCGTATGCGCAGCATTTCGACCGCGACAGCGCTCGCGGTCCTCTTCAGCTCGGCGGCGCTGAGCGTCGTCGCGGCCGGCACCGCCTCGGCGGCCACGGCCCGTGTCACCTCGCCCGGCGGCATCGTGGCGGACGGCGCCCTGAAGCGGGTGTTCGTCGGAGACAGCTCCGCCGGAACCGTCGCGGCCACCGACTACTCCGGTGCCGTCCTCGGCTCGGTGGGGGGAATCACCGGGGTCAGTGACCTCACCGTCTCGGACGACGGGGCGACCGTGTACGCGGCCGCGCCGGAGATCCACGAGATCTGGGCCATCGACGCGGCCACCCTCGACGTCAAGGCCCGCTACACCGTCTCCACCACCACCGGCCCGCGCCATGTCGCCTTCAGCGGCGGCAAGGTGTGGTTCTCCTACGGCGACCAGTGGGACGGCGACCTGGGCTCGGTCGACCCCACGGTGGACCCGGCGAGCGGCACCGACCCGGTGGCGCTGAAGCAGTACTCGTCCAAGCTCTGGGGCCAGGCCCTGCTGGACACCGACCCGACCCAGCCGGGCATCCTGGCCGTCGGTGAGACCGGTCTGTCGACGGACTCGATGGCCGTGCTCGACGTGTCGAGCGGCAAGCCCACGCAGGTCGCCTGGCACAACGGCGACTACTCCCTGAACAACGGCATCGGGGACATCGACCTGGTGCCCGGCGGCGCACAGGTGCTGGTCAACGGCAGGGACCGGGACGCCTACGCGGACGGCGCGTTCAAGGCGGCCGGCTCCTACCCGAGCGGCCAGCGCGCCGACATCGCCTCGAACGGCCTGGTCGCCCAGATCAGCGGCAACAAGATCCTCACGTACCAGCCCAACGCCACCCTGCCGCTGCACACCTATGACCTGGGCACGTCCAACGCGGCCGGCCTCACCTGGGCGCCGGACAACTCCCGGGTCTTCGCGCTCGTCGGCTCGGAGAGCGGCTACAGCCTCAAGGTGCTCAGCGACACGGCGCTGAACAACCCGACCCTCACGGTCAACGCCCCGTCGACCGCGACCCGCGCCAAGCAGCTCACCGTCACCGGCAAGCTGTCGGCGACGGTCCCGCTGCCGGTCGGCGCGCAGCTCCAGGTCACCCGTACCGACCTGGATTCCCCGAACGGCAAGGCGCTGCCCGTCGTCACGGTGAAGTCGGACGGCACGTACTCCTTCTCCGACACCCCGCCGGCCGGCGGCACGGTCACCTACAAGGTGACCTACGTCGGCGACGCCGACCACTCGGCGGTCACCGCGTCCGACAAGGTCGAGGTCTCCCGCGCCTCGACGAGCCTGTCCGTGAACAACAACGGCAAGGTGTACTCGTACGGCGCCGACGTGAAGTTCACGGCGCACCTCGGTACGACGTACAAGAACCGCGTCGTCGAGATCTGGGCCAACCCCTTCGGTGGCGACAAGCCCAACAAGCTGATCAAGACCGGCAAGGTCGACTCCAGCGGCAACATCTCCGCGTGGGTGGACATGACCCGCGACACCGACGTCACCGCGGTCTTCAAGGGCGACTCCCGCTACAAGCCGAAGACCGTCAAGTCGACCGGCTACGCCAAGGTCAAGGTCTCCACGGCCGTCACCAAGAACTACAAGAAGGCCGCGATCGGCTCGCACACCTACTACTGGTTCCACAAGAACACCGCCCCGGTGGTCACGACGACCATGACGTACTACCAGGGCCGCAAGCAGCGCCTCGACCTCGAGGTCTACTACGCGGGCAAGTGGTACGAGACCGACGGCAGCCCCCAGTACTTCACGCTCGGCACGAACGGCAAGTCGGCCGTCGACCTGGGCGCCCCGGGCGAGTCCGGCATCAAGGCCCGTGTCCGGGCGGCGTACATCAACGGCTCGTCGGGCGACACCGTCAACTCGACGACGTACACCGACTGGAAGTACATCTACTTCTCCAACTGACCGACAGTCGCGTGAGGAACGCCGGGTCGGTGGCTGACATAGCCACCGACCCGGCGTTCTTCGCATCCCCCTGGAACGCGGCCCAGGCATCCGCCGTGAAAGAGCCATCCGGCGTCCCGTCTGCCCCGGCCCTCCTGTGCCGAGCAGGTTCGGCACAAACCGGCTTCTCAAGCTGATGGCCAGTGGGCGGGTGAGGCCGGAAAGCGATCGCTTTCCGGCCTCACCCGCCTGCTGCCCTACTGCATTACTGTCTTACGTGGGTTGACCCTGTCACTGGATGGTCCAGGCCTGGTTGGACTGGTTCAGGGCCATCCACTGTGCGATGGCGGCTCCGTTCGCCGTCGATCCGCTGCTTACCTCCAGGACCTGCCTGCTCTCGAAGTTGCGGATGAGGTATCCGCCGCTGGTCGGCTCGAAGTACCACAGCTGGTTGTTGCCACCGCCGTAGGTCCACTGCTGCGCCGCGGTCCCCTTCCAGTGGCTGGAGAAGTTCATCTCGAGGGCCTTGCCGCTGTTCCTGTTCACGATCTTGTAGAGCTGCCCGGTGACCGGAACGATGGTCCACTGCTGGTTGGCGCCACCGGTGCTCGGCCACTGGACGACGCTGCCGCCGTCGGCGGTGGACCATCCGTAGACGTCCATCATCTGACTGCTGTTGACGTTCTTGATCGTGTAGAACGTCGACGGGTTGATGGTCGGCGTACCGGTCGCGTCCTCCAGTGCCCCGCCGGCCCGCTGCACACTGAAGTCCGTGATGTAGAAGTACGCGCCGTCGGTCTTGGCGACCCGCACGTAGCGGAACTGCTGGCGGATGTCGACGTTGCTCGTGAGCGTCGCGGCGAGCGGCAGGGTGT
It encodes:
- the thrS gene encoding threonine--tRNA ligase, whose amino-acid sequence is MYDHRRLGRELDLFDTDPLMGAGLPYWLPDGAIVRHALEEYIRDQERAAGYRHVYSPVLGKRELYEISGHWSHYSDDMFPPMELGSEQVVLRPSLCPHHALIYRSRPHSYRELPLRIAELGGMYRSELSGVLGGLTRVRSIQLNDAHIFCTLEQAVDEARDALALIGRAYADLGIRAARYRLSLPGEGGKYVADPQLWERATGLLEEVLEGSGVPYDAVAGEAAFYGPKIDVQITDSAGRESTLSTVQIDFHQPERFDLHYIGPDGAKHRPVMVHRSIIGSVERAVAQLVEEHGGAFPAWLAPVQLVVLPVSDAQQAQGRELVRRAVARGLRAELAGPEQGTLGARIRAARLVPYQAVIGEREAEGDLAAVRLRDGRRPGAVPVERLLERIGVCTAARGAELWAAE
- a CDS encoding LAETG motif-containing sortase-dependent surface protein, translated to MSIVRRVTARRFLGTGAASLALCAATVAAASGAWATDAPGGDGWKSGGGYQPGTGAGTKTETDRCQFSLDGSNFFDSVKVDDQTLKPTDGGKIHVKVRTAGDATTCTASLASYLAHGSSFATSGEQVFVDFDSVTVKEGQTDSLDIAVPDAGCFAQIDLYRGAVKFDGKLDAKDGFEHGDLPKGPDHPVIKDKLIASWNGGTKDCTTSEESQPPATPPASTPATEQPSTPAQETTPPASETPSTEAPTPSASASTSAPAPTPNGGGGDLAETGGGSDSGIIAGGAAALLAAGAAIVVVTKRRRTARS
- a CDS encoding DUF6445 family protein, with the translated sequence MPPQPRRLPTALPVLPYRKPTKGRDYWVLDDVLPDVDAVRERCLAKDDWVKGYPYTSETWPGLRTMPGLEPAELARVERLVKKSTGAKELWVQQAPGGGTLNHNCVQVVGEGESEPRPHTDSRALCRYAAVLYLNPDVPKDCGTAFYRQSLPGGRLGGNVVQAPHNNLVEALGTRFVAPDAFEEDVRVPHKYNRLLLYNANLVHSATGYSGRTLEEKRMTAVFFWMA
- a CDS encoding DUF4142 domain-containing protein → MGTLFVGGALSVTLAALAYPAMLGVNTTSSSGTLIIAQTQWGPLTEADRDFVVKVRAAGLWEYPVGQMGLKKGQSKGVLIASKHLIDGHAALDASCRKISTMLNITIPNVASPQQVGFVNTLAADQGKQFDTDFANILRVTHGSIFNTIAKIRSTTKNTVVRALADQANATVLDHITVMEQTGLVNFDQVLFQETTPPKLPSTDLTPPPPAAGQPEIVLTPPVDSTTQPPVLPGESSNQAAAPSPTVR
- a CDS encoding ribosomal protein L7/L12, whose translation is MDTLGFSLIALLILFGIGSIESRISRQDKRVARVEHKLDLILDHLGLREREPWADEVDALLRDGKKIAAIKVYREATGAGLKEAKEAVDKLG
- a CDS encoding DUF6479 family protein, translated to MSTATLVTAATSSELLNVIAAFVGGLIIAGALIWAVQFGMRVRDRELPRPNPDEQPHLPDSGAVREMREMREPDEVPHAEGGQRLMPYEFHKSGSRTGKDQHRRRWLPGSSGSFGSGGVGRF
- a CDS encoding YncE family protein — translated: MRSISTATALAVLFSSAALSVVAAGTASAATARVTSPGGIVADGALKRVFVGDSSAGTVAATDYSGAVLGSVGGITGVSDLTVSDDGATVYAAAPEIHEIWAIDAATLDVKARYTVSTTTGPRHVAFSGGKVWFSYGDQWDGDLGSVDPTVDPASGTDPVALKQYSSKLWGQALLDTDPTQPGILAVGETGLSTDSMAVLDVSSGKPTQVAWHNGDYSLNNGIGDIDLVPGGAQVLVNGRDRDAYADGAFKAAGSYPSGQRADIASNGLVAQISGNKILTYQPNATLPLHTYDLGTSNAAGLTWAPDNSRVFALVGSESGYSLKVLSDTALNNPTLTVNAPSTATRAKQLTVTGKLSATVPLPVGAQLQVTRTDLDSPNGKALPVVTVKSDGTYSFSDTPPAGGTVTYKVTYVGDADHSAVTASDKVEVSRASTSLSVNNNGKVYSYGADVKFTAHLGTTYKNRVVEIWANPFGGDKPNKLIKTGKVDSSGNISAWVDMTRDTDVTAVFKGDSRYKPKTVKSTGYAKVKVSTAVTKNYKKAAIGSHTYYWFHKNTAPVVTTTMTYYQGRKQRLDLEVYYAGKWYETDGSPQYFTLGTNGKSAVDLGAPGESGIKARVRAAYINGSSGDTVNSTTYTDWKYIYFSN
- a CDS encoding luciferase domain-containing protein → MTPAQKAMNQLAAWPDLSPCEAGCGTGRALRSARDEIVHFHSDRDVDLHLTARAIQRLHYDFAESTAIRLVPGSRWVTIHLDCDADVDLLLSLVSVALKAHTGTQSPPAATEPLMTVCNFHRVTVLQRDEADEA
- a CDS encoding nucleoside hydrolase, encoding MTGQPIPVIIDCDTGVDDALALLFAVRHPALDLRAVTCVAGNTDVDGVVRNTLTVLEQAGAPDIPVGRGAERPLLEPARSATHVHGVDGMGDLGLPAPTRTPADVDAVTLLRREILASPRPVTLIPTAPLTNIALLLRTHPEVTGNIERIVFMGGAVATGNATPVAEFNVWHDPEAAAVLLTAGVPITMYGLDVFTQVVVPSADVHRLRASSEPGARLAGELLAHRPAHPGEAPEAEEAGGLGDAGAVCSVVDPAGITTSLLPVEVSLAPGPARGQTVVDRRPRPGESEIHEGVREQPLVDVALEVDVERFVKLYLETVEIPGT
- a CDS encoding GAF and ANTAR domain-containing protein; this encodes MVVRPEDDRYGFFGGALRPDGEGHRTSGHDARGRRTERDPDRLRTAEVIAEGVRDAQPGEIPARLCGVAVTLLPVVGASVSLRSDGMSVQLGASSDQASYLAELQATLGDGPFLYASEAGAPVLACDLTAGRDARRWPVFAQQVTAAGVRAVYSLPLGNDTVTLGTLDLYSAAPGGLTEHELHRALMVAGVMTLALMILPREEDDSGADEPWLGGLATDHDKVYQAIGMIMAQLGVDADEATARLRARAFTQGRTVLEVARDVVAHRMMLEGG